From the Eriocheir sinensis breed Jianghai 21 unplaced genomic scaffold, ASM2467909v1 Scaffold516, whole genome shotgun sequence genome, one window contains:
- the LOC126992902 gene encoding uncharacterized protein LOC126992902 isoform X2 — protein sequence MALAWGKVVLVLEVWPGLYTHLTSQLMALVWGKVVLVLEVWPGLYTHLTSQLMALVWGKVVLVLEVWPGLYPHLTSQLMALVWGKVVLVLEVWPGLYTHLTSQLMALVQGKVVLVLEVWPGLYTHLTSQLMALAWGKVVLVLEVWPGLYTHLTSQLMALARGKVVLVLEVTSLTSPKHCGRS from the exons atggccctggcgtggggcaaggtggtgctggtgctggaggtgtggccaggcctgtacacacacctcacctcccagctgatggccctggtgtggggcaag gtggtgctggtgctggaggtgtggccaggcctgtacacacacctcacctcccagctgatggccctggtgtggggcaaggtggtgctggtgctggaggtgtggccaggcctgtacccacacctcacctcccagctgatggccctggtgtggggcaaggtggtgctggtgctggaggtgtggccaggcctgtacacacacctcacctcccagctgatggccctggtgcagggcaaggtggtgctggtgctggaggtgtggccaggcctgtacacacacctcacctcccagctgatggccctggcgtggggcaaggtggtgctggtgctggaggtgtggccaggcctgtacacacacctcacctcccagctgatggccctggcacggggcaaggtggtgctggtgctggaggtgaccAGTCTGACCTCACCCAAACATTGTGGCAGGAGCTGA
- the LOC126992902 gene encoding uncharacterized protein LOC126992902 isoform X1, whose amino-acid sequence MALAWGKVVLVLEVWPGLYTHLTSQLMALVWGKVVLVLEVWPGLYPHLTSQLMALAWGKVVLVLEVWPGLYTHLTSQLMALVWGKVVLVLEVWPGLYPHLTSQLMALVWGKVVLVLEVWPGLYTHLTSQLMALVQGKVVLVLEVWPGLYTHLTSQLMALAWGKVVLVLEVWPGLYTHLTSQLMALARGKVVLVLEVTSLTSPKHCGRS is encoded by the coding sequence atggccctggcgtggggcaaggtggtgctggtgctggaggtgtggccaggcctgtacacacacctcacctcccagctgatggccctggtgtggggcaaggtggtgctggtgctggaggtgtggccaggcctgtacccacacctcacctcccagctgatggccctggcgtggggcaaggtggtgctggtgctggaggtgtggccaggcctgtacacacacctcacctcccagctgatggccctggtgtggggcaaggtggtgctggtgctggaggtgtggccaggcctgtacccacacctcacctcccagctgatggccctggtgtggggcaaggtggtgctggtgctggaggtgtggccaggcctgtacacacacctcacctcccagctgatggccctggtgcagggcaaggtggtgctggtgctggaggtgtggccaggcctgtacacacacctcacctcccagctgatggccctggcgtggggcaaggtggtgctggtgctggaggtgtggccaggcctgtacacacacctcacctcccagctgatggccctggcacggggcaaggtggtgctggtgctggaggtgaccAGTCTGACCTCACCCAAACATTGTGGCAGGAGCTGA